The Gemmatimonadota bacterium nucleotide sequence TCTAAAACGGCCATTTGCAGAATTTCATGGCGTTTTTTTTCGCCGCCGGAAAAGCCTTCGTTGACCGAACGTTTGAGGAATTTTTCGTCCATTTCGACCAGTTTGAGTTTGTCGCGAATCAGCGCGAGGAAGTCTATGGCATCGACTTCTTCTTCATCTCTGGCCGTTCGAAGGGCGTTGAGGGCTGTGCGCAGGAAGTACGCGCTGTTGACACCGGGTATTTCTACCGGGTACTGAAAGGCGAGAAAGACGCCCTGTACTGCGCGTTCATCCGGGTCCATATCGAGCAGGTCCTGGCCCTCGTAGATGACTTCGCCTTCTGTAACGCTATAGGCTTCGTGGCCTGCGAGTACCTGGGCCAATGTGCTTTTGCCCGACCCGTTGGGTCCCATAATGGCGTGGATTTCTCCCGCGTTGACCTTGAGGTCGATGCCGTGAAGAATTTCCGCGCCTTCCACACCTGCGTGCAGATTCCGAATTTCGAGCATGTTATTCCATTCCTTAAATTGTGATCTAACCGACGCTGCCTTCGAGGCTGATGCCGAGGAGTTTTTGGGCTTCGACGGCAAATTCCATGGGCAATTCTGCAAGGACTTCTTTGCAGAAGCCATTGACGATCATTGAGACGGCGTCTTCTGTGGAGATGCCGCGCTGGTTGCAATAGAAGATCTGGTCTTCGCCAATTTTGGATGTGGTGGCTTCGTGCTCGACCTGCGCGGATGGGTTGCGCACGTCGATATAGGGAAAGGTGTGTGCGCCGCACTGGTCGCCGATGAGCATGGAGTCGCATTGCGTAAAGTTTCTGGCGTTGTGCGCGCCTTTGAGCACTTGTACGGCGCCGCGATAGGTGTTTTGTCCGAGCAGAGCGGATATGCCTTTGGAGATGATGGTACTTCGGGTGTTTTTCCCAATGTGAATCATTTTTGTGCCGGTGTCCGCCTGTTGTTTGAGAGAGGTGACGGCGACAGAGTAAAATTCGCCAACTGAGTTGTCACCCTGAAGAATGCAACTGGGATATTTCCAGGTGATGGCCGATCCGGTTTCGACCTGTGTCCATGAGATTTTGGAATTTGCGCCCCGGCAGGCGCCGCGTTTGGTGACGAAGTTGTAGATGCCGCCTTTGCCATCTATATCGCCGGGATACCAGTTCTGGACGGTGGAGTATTTGATCTGTGCATTGTCGAGTGCGACGAGTTCGACCACGGCGGCGTGGAGTTGATTTTCGTCGCGCATTGGCGCTGTGCAACCTTCCAAATACGATACATAAGCACCTTCTTCAGCGATGACGAGTGTGCGCTCAAACTGCCCGGTGTTGGCGGCGTTGATGCGGAAATAAGTCGATAATTCCATTGGGCAGCGCACGCCTTTGGGGATATAGCAAAAGGACCCATCGCTAAAGACAGCCGAGTTGAGGGCGGCAAAATAATTGTCGGTGTGCGGGACGACAGAACCGAGATACTGGCGCACGAGGTCGGGATGATCTTGCACGGCTTCTGAAAAAGAGCAAAAGATAACGCCCGCTTCGGCGAGTGTTTCCTTAAAGGTGGTCGCAACCGAGACGCTGTCAAAGACCGCATCGACAGCCACACCGGCCAGCATTTTTTGCTCTTCGAGAGGTATGCCGAGTTTTTCATAGGTGGCGAGCAGTTCGGGATCGACT carries:
- the sufC gene encoding Fe-S cluster assembly ATPase SufC — its product is MLEIRNLHAGVEGAEILHGIDLKVNAGEIHAIMGPNGSGKSTLAQVLAGHEAYSVTEGEVIYEGQDLLDMDPDERAVQGVFLAFQYPVEIPGVNSAYFLRTALNALRTARDEEEVDAIDFLALIRDKLKLVEMDEKFLKRSVNEGFSGGEKKRHEILQMAVLEPRLAILDETDSGLDIDALRVVANGVNTLHSADKATIVVTHYQRLLNNIVPDMVHVMLDGRIVQSGDKTLALELEEKGYDWIKEEHATHSV
- the sufB gene encoding Fe-S cluster assembly protein SufB, which produces MSSQAQELETLATSDYKFGWVTDIEQESAPPGLNEDIIRFISEKKNEPDWLLEWRLKAYRHWLTMTDPLKRKKSEQWAMVTYPDIDYQSIVYYSAPKNAGDGPASLDEVDPELLATYEKLGIPLEEQKMLAGVAVDAVFDSVSVATTFKETLAEAGVIFCSFSEAVQDHPDLVRQYLGSVVPHTDNYFAALNSAVFSDGSFCYIPKGVRCPMELSTYFRINAANTGQFERTLVIAEEGAYVSYLEGCTAPMRDENQLHAAVVELVALDNAQIKYSTVQNWYPGDIDGKGGIYNFVTKRGACRGANSKISWTQVETGSAITWKYPSCILQGDNSVGEFYSVAVTSLKQQADTGTKMIHIGKNTRSTIISKGISALLGQNTYRGAVQVLKGAHNARNFTQCDSMLIGDQCGAHTFPYIDVRNPSAQVEHEATTSKIGEDQIFYCNQRGISTEDAVSMIVNGFCKEVLAELPMEFAVEAQKLLGISLEGSVG